The following proteins come from a genomic window of bacterium:
- a CDS encoding GAF domain-containing sensor histidine kinase — translation MPPTDIRHVRELRVLASIAEALNSAPDVERALDRTLSMVADLLGLRTGWVWLIDPESGRWYNAAARHLPPYLRKPVRMAGRSCWCIEAFREGELTPKNIDVIECSRLRPAVRQQATELTRGLAYHASIPLYFQERPLGIMNVTGPAWRRLTAVELRLLSTIGYQVGIAIERARLAERSARLARAEERTRIAREIHDTLAQSLTAIALQLEGAVRAADANPERAKARVGRALEVARAGLEEARRSVLNLRAAPGAGTPLPEALAALGRAVTAETGVRVHVRTAGGRPVPQPVEPELFRIAQEALTNVRRHANATEVAVTLSSTSRGIRLSIHDDGRGFTPRAVPAGRLGLVGMRERAELLGGRFRVSSSPRRGTTVAVAVPAGRLAAVPEPSGARR, via the coding sequence GTGCCGCCCACCGACATCCGCCACGTCCGCGAGCTGCGCGTGCTGGCGTCGATCGCCGAGGCCCTCAACAGCGCGCCGGACGTCGAGCGCGCGCTCGACCGCACGCTTTCGATGGTGGCCGATCTCCTCGGCCTCCGCACCGGCTGGGTGTGGCTGATCGATCCCGAATCCGGCCGCTGGTATAACGCCGCGGCCCGGCACCTCCCGCCGTACCTCCGAAAGCCGGTCCGCATGGCCGGGCGCTCGTGCTGGTGCATCGAGGCGTTCCGCGAAGGTGAACTGACGCCCAAGAACATCGACGTCATCGAGTGCAGCCGGCTGCGCCCCGCGGTCCGGCAGCAGGCCACCGAGCTGACGCGCGGTCTGGCGTACCACGCCAGCATCCCGCTGTACTTTCAGGAGCGCCCGCTCGGCATCATGAACGTGACCGGGCCCGCCTGGCGGCGCCTCACCGCCGTAGAGTTGCGGCTGCTCTCCACGATCGGCTACCAGGTGGGCATCGCGATCGAACGCGCCCGGCTTGCGGAGCGCAGCGCGCGCCTCGCGCGCGCCGAGGAGCGCACGCGGATCGCCCGCGAGATTCACGATACTCTGGCCCAGTCGCTCACCGCGATCGCGCTGCAGCTCGAGGGCGCCGTCCGCGCGGCGGACGCGAACCCGGAGCGGGCGAAGGCGCGTGTCGGACGCGCCCTCGAGGTGGCGCGCGCCGGGCTCGAGGAGGCGCGCCGCTCGGTTCTCAACCTCCGCGCCGCGCCGGGCGCCGGTACCCCGCTGCCGGAGGCCCTCGCCGCGCTCGGCCGCGCGGTGACCGCGGAGACGGGCGTGCGCGTGCACGTGCGGACGGCCGGCGGCCGTCCGGTGCCGCAGCCCGTAGAGCCGGAGTTGTTCCGCATTGCGCAGGAAGCCCTCACCAACGTGCGGCGCCACGCGAACGCCACCGAGGTGGCGGTGACGCTGTCCAGCACCTCCCGCGGCATCCGGCTGTCGATCCATGACGACGGCAGGGGCTTCACGCCGCGGGCGGTCCCGGCGGGACGGCTCGGGTTGGTCGGGATGCGCGAGCGCGCGGAGCTGCTCGGCGGCCGTTTCCGCGTGTCGAGTTCGCCGCGCCGGGGCACGACGGTCGCGGTCGCGGTACCGGCGGGCCGCCTCGCCGCGGTGCCTGAGCCGTCGGGGGCGCGCCGGTGA
- a CDS encoding SDR family oxidoreductase gives MQIADAVVLITGASRGLGREIARLFAVRGARLILTSRDPEALEQAASDLRASRGPDGRRPDVLAVPGDVADEEHAERLVWLGLSRFGRIDVLVNNASALGGSPMPRLEALDARAFEQTLRVNVTAPLRFTQLVLPQMKARGRGVILNVTSDAGVEAYPGWGGYGAGKAALEHLSRILAAELAGTGVRVYVVDPGEMNTRMHRDAEPGVDLSRLPSPAVPAPAFVRLVEEEPAESGRFVAQQLIDGRVPEPVA, from the coding sequence ATGCAGATCGCTGATGCGGTTGTGCTGATTACCGGCGCCTCGCGCGGGCTCGGGCGGGAGATCGCGCGCCTCTTCGCCGTCCGCGGCGCGCGCCTGATCCTGACGTCGCGCGACCCCGAGGCACTTGAACAGGCCGCCTCGGACCTCCGGGCATCCCGCGGTCCGGACGGCCGCCGGCCCGACGTGCTCGCCGTGCCCGGCGACGTGGCGGACGAGGAACACGCCGAGCGCCTCGTGTGGCTCGGCCTCTCGCGGTTCGGGCGCATCGACGTGCTGGTGAACAACGCCTCGGCGCTCGGCGGAAGCCCGATGCCGCGGCTCGAGGCCTTGGATGCGCGCGCCTTCGAACAGACGCTCCGCGTCAACGTGACGGCGCCGCTCCGGTTCACGCAGCTTGTGCTGCCGCAGATGAAGGCCCGCGGGCGCGGCGTGATTCTCAACGTCACATCGGACGCGGGAGTGGAAGCCTATCCCGGCTGGGGCGGCTACGGCGCCGGCAAGGCCGCGCTGGAGCATTTGAGCCGCATCCTCGCGGCCGAACTGGCCGGCACGGGCGTCCGGGTCTACGTCGTCGATCCGGGCGAGATGAATACGCGGATGCACCGGGACGCGGAGCCCGGGGTAGATCTGTCGCGCCTGCCGTCGCCGGCGGTGCCGGCGCCCGCGTTTGTGCGCCTGGTCGAAGAGGAGCCCGCCGAATCCGGCCGGTTTGTCGCACAGCAGCTGATCGACGGGCGTGTGCCGGAGCCGGTCGCATGA
- a CDS encoding response regulator transcription factor — protein sequence MIRVLIVDDHPVVREGLVAALEDEPDIRIVGAAGSAEDALRLAPSARPEVVLLDLELPGLGGIEAIPKLAAVLPAAGIIVLTAYDTDERVLGAVQAGARGYVLKGASVEEITRAIRAVQAGGSYLASPVAAKVLGHVRSPRRTTILSGRERTVLREVAAGRSTKQIARSLGITERTVKFHVSSIMNKLGAGTRAQAVAEAAKRGLLDRG from the coding sequence GTGATCAGGGTCCTCATCGTCGACGACCACCCGGTCGTGCGTGAGGGCCTCGTCGCGGCGCTCGAGGACGAGCCGGACATCCGGATCGTGGGTGCGGCCGGCTCGGCCGAGGACGCGCTGCGGCTCGCGCCGTCGGCCCGTCCGGAGGTCGTGCTCCTCGATCTGGAGTTGCCCGGCCTCGGCGGGATCGAGGCGATTCCGAAGCTCGCGGCGGTGCTGCCGGCTGCCGGCATCATCGTGCTGACCGCGTACGATACGGACGAACGGGTGCTGGGCGCGGTACAGGCGGGCGCGCGCGGCTATGTCCTGAAGGGCGCGTCCGTCGAGGAAATCACGCGGGCGATCCGCGCGGTGCAGGCCGGCGGCTCCTACCTGGCCTCGCCCGTCGCGGCCAAAGTCCTCGGGCACGTGCGCTCGCCGCGCCGCACCACGATCCTGAGCGGCCGGGAGCGCACGGTCCTCCGCGAAGTGGCGGCCGGGCGGTCGACCAAGCAGATCGCACGGTCGTTGGGGATCACCGAACGCACGGTCAAATTCCACGTCAGCTCGATCATGAACAAGCTGGGTGCCGGCACCCGCGCCCAGGCGGTCGCCGAAGCGGCCAAGCGCGGGCTCCTCGATCGCGGCTAG
- the nadA gene encoding quinolinate synthase NadA, translating into MPASTLLYERLKDRLHDVVPDVELRYKAELADEINRLKAERDAVILGHNYMEPALYYSIADYTGDSLELSRQAAKTDKSVIVFCGVRFMAETAKILNPGKTVLVPSERAGCSLAASITAADVRALRARFPGVPVVAYVNTYADVKAEVDVCCTSSNAAAVVNSLGSGAVIFLPDEYLARNVARETGRRIIIAQPGGAAAPVSPAGSPTAGASLVGWGGRCEVHEKFTVGDIVDVRRQFPDAVVLAHPECSPEVVAAADFSGSTTAMVRFVERSPARRYLLLTECAMGDNVAAANPGKEMLRLCSVRCPHMNQITLEDTLEALRQMRYAVEVPEEIRVRAARAVERMVAIG; encoded by the coding sequence ATGCCCGCGTCCACGCTCTTGTACGAACGCCTGAAGGACCGGCTCCACGACGTCGTGCCGGACGTGGAGCTGCGGTATAAGGCGGAGCTCGCGGACGAGATCAACCGCCTCAAAGCCGAGCGCGACGCCGTGATCCTCGGCCACAACTACATGGAGCCCGCGCTGTACTACTCGATCGCAGACTACACCGGCGACTCGCTCGAGCTGTCGCGGCAGGCCGCGAAGACCGACAAGTCCGTTATCGTCTTCTGCGGCGTGCGCTTCATGGCGGAGACCGCGAAGATCCTCAATCCGGGCAAGACGGTGCTCGTGCCCTCGGAGCGCGCCGGCTGCTCGCTCGCGGCCAGCATTACGGCGGCCGACGTCCGCGCGCTGCGCGCGCGGTTCCCCGGCGTGCCCGTCGTCGCGTATGTCAACACCTACGCCGACGTCAAGGCGGAAGTCGACGTCTGCTGCACGTCGAGCAATGCGGCGGCCGTGGTCAACTCGCTCGGCAGCGGCGCCGTCATCTTCCTCCCGGACGAATACCTCGCGCGCAACGTGGCGCGGGAGACCGGACGGCGCATCATCATCGCGCAGCCGGGCGGCGCCGCGGCGCCGGTGAGCCCCGCGGGTTCCCCGACGGCCGGCGCGTCGCTTGTCGGCTGGGGCGGCCGCTGCGAGGTGCACGAGAAGTTCACGGTCGGCGACATCGTGGACGTGCGCCGGCAGTTCCCCGACGCCGTCGTGCTCGCCCACCCCGAGTGCAGTCCCGAAGTCGTGGCGGCGGCGGACTTCTCCGGGAGCACCACCGCGATGGTGCGGTTCGTCGAGCGGTCTCCGGCGCGGCGGTATCTGCTGCTGACCGAGTGCGCGATGGGCGACAACGTCGCCGCCGCGAACCCGGGCAAGGAGATGCTGCGGCTCTGCAGCGTCCGGTGCCCGCACATGAACCAGATCACGCTCGAAGACACGCTCGAGGCGCTGCGGCAGATGCGGTACGCGGTCGAGGTGCCCGAGGAGATCCGCGTGCGCGCGGCCCGCGCCGTCGAGCGGATGGTGGCGATCGGCTGA
- a CDS encoding DinB family protein, which produces MKTSQMDVMSWIAERFELTNKLGNFAAHGVAPALAGVTVEMANWRPAPDQHTIAETIGHLAYHRELVALRLTGDPKPYRADDDWQAGPPTEEGLARVRARLDRSHQDVAAALAAVTPDDLLKPVMASWLSRKRVTRTIDLAVDIATHDLYHAGQIFVLKRLYAARG; this is translated from the coding sequence GTGAAGACGAGTCAGATGGACGTCATGAGCTGGATCGCTGAACGGTTCGAGCTGACGAACAAACTCGGCAACTTTGCCGCGCACGGGGTCGCGCCGGCGCTCGCGGGCGTCACCGTCGAGATGGCCAACTGGCGTCCGGCGCCGGACCAGCACACGATTGCCGAGACGATCGGGCATCTCGCGTACCATCGAGAGCTGGTTGCGCTCCGGCTGACCGGCGATCCGAAGCCGTACCGGGCCGACGACGACTGGCAGGCCGGACCACCGACCGAAGAAGGCCTGGCCCGTGTGCGCGCCCGGCTTGATCGGTCACATCAGGATGTCGCGGCGGCTCTCGCCGCCGTCACGCCCGACGACCTCCTCAAGCCGGTGATGGCCTCGTGGCTCTCGCGGAAGCGGGTCACGCGGACGATCGATCTGGCCGTCGACATCGCGACACACGATCTCTACCACGCCGGGCAGATCTTCGTTCTGAAACGGCTGTACGCGGCCCGCGGCTGA
- a CDS encoding pyridoxamine 5'-phosphate oxidase family protein codes for MGALTDEMQRMVREQRLGFVATVCADGTPNLSPKGTTTVWDEDHLIFADICSPGTVANLAHNPSVEVNVVDPISRRGYRFKGRAEILDRGPLFDRAMTFYRDTYGLSAALARRVARVVLIEVLHAAPLVSPVYDTGVSEDEVVRRYAQYYDEVRRRRTPSPSGTGGGATAGGGT; via the coding sequence ATGGGCGCACTGACCGACGAGATGCAACGCATGGTTCGCGAACAGCGGCTCGGGTTCGTCGCCACGGTGTGCGCGGACGGGACGCCCAACCTGTCGCCGAAGGGCACGACCACCGTCTGGGACGAGGATCATCTGATTTTCGCCGATATCTGCTCCCCGGGCACCGTCGCCAATCTCGCCCATAACCCCTCGGTCGAAGTGAACGTCGTCGATCCAATTAGCCGGCGGGGGTACCGCTTCAAGGGGCGCGCCGAGATCCTCGACCGCGGGCCGCTCTTCGACCGGGCGATGACGTTCTACCGCGACACGTACGGGCTCAGCGCCGCGCTGGCGCGGCGGGTCGCGCGGGTCGTACTGATCGAGGTGCTGCACGCCGCCCCGCTCGTCTCACCGGTCTACGATACCGGCGTTTCTGAAGACGAGGTCGTGCGCCGCTACGCGCAATACTATGATGAGGTCAGACGGCGGCGGACGCCCTCGCCCTCGGGAACGGGCGGCGGGGCGACCGCGGGAGGCGGGACGTGA
- a CDS encoding class II aldolase/adducin family protein, protein MASVDHVKLRLIQASKALFEAGVMSHSGHGNMSARVDADRIVITSAGTMRTLTPEDFAVVTLGGKVVEGRLDPVAAEIVGMHAGVYRTRDAVGSVIHTHSPAVTSFAVANKPLPNAYEAMLRFGFAGEVPVAPWAPRGSKESVANIVDQMRGHPESPAVLLGNHGLLAFDDDPLSTVRLIVVMEEGAEAVIGARTLGGEKPFPHGAFEWERAHMAEHGSRR, encoded by the coding sequence ATGGCGAGTGTCGACCACGTCAAGCTGCGGCTGATCCAGGCGTCGAAGGCGCTCTTCGAGGCCGGCGTCATGTCGCACAGCGGGCACGGCAACATGTCGGCGCGCGTCGACGCGGACCGCATCGTGATCACCTCGGCCGGAACGATGCGCACGCTGACGCCGGAGGACTTCGCCGTCGTCACGCTCGGCGGCAAAGTCGTCGAGGGCCGGCTGGATCCGGTGGCGGCCGAGATCGTCGGCATGCACGCCGGCGTCTACCGGACGCGCGACGCCGTCGGCTCCGTGATCCACACCCATTCGCCCGCCGTCACGAGCTTCGCGGTCGCGAATAAGCCGCTGCCGAACGCCTACGAGGCGATGCTGCGATTCGGGTTCGCCGGCGAAGTGCCGGTGGCGCCGTGGGCGCCGCGCGGCTCCAAGGAATCGGTCGCGAACATCGTCGACCAGATGCGCGGCCACCCGGAGTCGCCCGCGGTGCTGCTCGGCAACCACGGTCTACTGGCCTTCGACGACGATCCGCTCAGCACCGTGCGCCTCATCGTCGTCATGGAAGAAGGCGCGGAAGCGGTCATCGGGGCGCGGACGCTCGGCGGCGAGAAACCGTTCCCGCACGGCGCGTTCGAATGGGAGCGCGCGCACATGGCGGAGCACGGGTCGCGGCGCTAG
- the nadC gene encoding carboxylating nicotinate-nucleotide diphosphorylase, which produces MPGRRSSAHRAAVLPKGLIMAQPIADPTATSPSADMEEIASIVRRALAEDFGRGDVTTDAVVSDGTVAHGRFIVKAAGVIAGWGAVSAVFAALDRRAAVRPIVHDGRDVRPGTLIGTVDGPARALLSGERVALNFLQRLSGIATMTRAFVRAVEGSRAVVLDTRKTAPGLRVLDRLAVRLGGGTNHRFGLFDMGLIKENHVAAAGGITAAVRRFRANAPAGVPVEVEVRTLDELREALGLAPDRILLDNMDVARIREAVRLAAGRVPLEASGGVNLDTVAEIAKTGVDYISVGALTHSVRALDISLELDTAAPATARER; this is translated from the coding sequence GTGCCCGGGCGCCGTTCGTCGGCGCACCGCGCCGCGGTGCTCCCCAAAGGACTGATCATGGCGCAGCCAATCGCAGATCCGACCGCCACCTCTCCATCCGCCGACATGGAAGAGATTGCCTCGATCGTGCGGCGCGCGTTGGCTGAGGATTTCGGCCGCGGGGACGTCACGACCGACGCCGTGGTGTCCGATGGGACGGTCGCGCACGGCCGGTTCATCGTCAAGGCGGCCGGCGTGATTGCGGGCTGGGGCGCGGTGTCGGCGGTGTTTGCGGCGCTCGACCGGCGCGCCGCGGTTCGCCCGATCGTGCACGACGGCCGGGACGTTCGGCCCGGCACCCTGATCGGCACGGTGGACGGACCGGCGCGGGCGCTGCTGAGCGGCGAGCGCGTCGCGCTCAATTTCTTGCAGCGGTTGTCCGGGATCGCGACGATGACCCGGGCGTTTGTGCGCGCCGTGGAAGGCTCGCGCGCCGTCGTTCTCGATACGCGGAAGACCGCGCCCGGTCTGCGTGTGCTGGACCGGCTCGCCGTGCGGCTCGGCGGCGGGACCAACCACCGCTTCGGCCTCTTCGACATGGGGCTCATCAAGGAGAACCACGTCGCGGCCGCGGGCGGCATCACCGCCGCGGTGCGGCGTTTCCGCGCGAATGCGCCCGCCGGCGTGCCGGTTGAGGTAGAGGTCCGTACGCTCGACGAGCTGCGCGAGGCGCTGGGCCTCGCACCGGACCGCATTCTGCTCGACAACATGGACGTCGCACGGATCCGGGAGGCCGTGCGGCTGGCCGCGGGCCGCGTTCCGCTGGAAGCCTCCGGCGGCGTGAATCTGGACACCGTCGCCGAGATCGCGAAGACCGGCGTCGACTACATTTCGGTGGGCGCGCTGACCCACTCGGTTCGCGCCCTCGACATCAGCCTCGAGCTCGACACCGCCGCCCCCGCCACGGCGAGGGAGAGGTAA
- a CDS encoding molybdopterin-dependent oxidoreductase has protein sequence MKTVIRTVCAHDCPDMCSLLVHVEDGRITRVQGDPDQPFTAGFACAKVSREHEIVHSPERLAQPLRRTGPKGSGAFAPVGWDTALDEITATWRAIIERDGPLGILGYCYSAHQGVFNRGLLLALFHALGATRLVAGTVCDSCSDEAWEATLGPVGGADPESVHLSDLVIAWSADLVTTSVHFWAKVEEARRGGTKLVVIDPRRSRTAAHADWHLQPRIGTDAALALGVMHVLVREGLCDRDYLARKTTGFERLEREVLPRFSPARTEAVTGIGATDVERLATMYGRARAPFIRMGWGMSRSVQGGQAIRAVALLPGVTGAYARPGGGALLSTSQSFGFSLDPIRKPSGPETVRSVNHSRLGEALLTLADPPIRALFVAGNNPAVTCPDAGAVRRGLAREDLFTVVHAPFLSDTAKYADVVLPAATFLETEDFYRAYGAYYVQFGPRALEPVGQAWPNVRLAQELARRLGLRDAVFSMTTDELLRTLWSRAEGPAAAVDPTSVRGAGPIKIQANGGGQRFATPSGKLEFYSSHLAARGLPPMPDWAPDAGEAADAARWPLRLLTAPGYYQAHTAFSGNERLRRRQGPPVAILHPSDADRRKLREGDAVELYNDRGAVGLMLRVSDEVPAGVVLVPGQRPSGEARHGTVNLLCSDRYTDIGEGATYQSTFLDVRPGQ, from the coding sequence GTGAAGACCGTCATTCGGACCGTGTGCGCGCACGACTGTCCCGACATGTGCTCGCTTTTGGTGCACGTCGAGGACGGCCGCATCACGCGCGTACAGGGCGATCCCGATCAGCCGTTCACGGCGGGCTTCGCCTGCGCCAAGGTCAGCCGCGAGCACGAGATCGTGCACTCGCCGGAGCGGCTCGCGCAGCCGCTGCGCCGGACGGGTCCCAAAGGGAGCGGCGCCTTCGCGCCGGTCGGCTGGGACACCGCGCTCGACGAGATCACGGCGACGTGGCGGGCGATCATCGAGCGAGACGGGCCGCTCGGCATCCTCGGCTACTGCTACAGTGCCCACCAGGGCGTCTTCAACCGCGGCCTGCTGCTGGCGCTGTTCCACGCGCTCGGCGCGACCCGCCTCGTCGCCGGCACGGTCTGCGACTCGTGCTCGGACGAGGCCTGGGAGGCGACGCTCGGCCCGGTCGGCGGCGCGGATCCCGAGTCCGTGCATCTCTCGGACCTCGTGATCGCCTGGAGCGCCGACCTCGTGACGACCAGTGTCCACTTCTGGGCGAAGGTTGAGGAGGCGCGCCGCGGGGGGACCAAGCTGGTCGTCATCGATCCGCGCCGCAGCCGGACCGCGGCGCACGCCGACTGGCACCTGCAGCCCAGGATCGGCACCGACGCGGCGCTCGCGCTTGGCGTGATGCACGTGCTCGTTCGCGAGGGGTTGTGCGACCGCGACTACCTCGCGCGAAAGACGACGGGGTTCGAGCGCCTCGAGCGCGAGGTGTTGCCGCGGTTTTCGCCGGCGCGCACCGAAGCGGTCACCGGGATCGGCGCGACGGACGTCGAGCGACTCGCGACGATGTACGGTCGCGCCCGCGCTCCGTTCATCCGCATGGGCTGGGGCATGTCGCGCAGCGTTCAGGGCGGCCAGGCGATCCGGGCGGTCGCGCTGCTGCCCGGCGTCACCGGCGCCTACGCGCGGCCGGGCGGCGGCGCGCTGCTCAGCACGTCGCAGAGCTTCGGCTTCTCGCTCGATCCGATCCGTAAACCCTCCGGGCCCGAGACCGTGCGCAGCGTCAACCACTCGCGCCTCGGCGAGGCGCTGCTGACGCTCGCCGATCCGCCGATCCGCGCGCTGTTCGTGGCCGGCAACAATCCGGCCGTGACGTGCCCGGACGCCGGCGCGGTGCGGCGCGGGCTCGCGCGCGAAGACCTGTTCACGGTGGTGCACGCGCCGTTTCTCTCGGACACCGCCAAATACGCGGACGTCGTGCTGCCGGCGGCGACCTTCCTCGAGACCGAGGACTTCTACCGCGCGTACGGCGCCTACTACGTGCAGTTCGGGCCGCGCGCGCTCGAGCCGGTCGGCCAGGCATGGCCGAACGTGAGGCTGGCGCAGGAGCTCGCCCGCCGCCTCGGCCTGCGCGACGCGGTTTTTTCGATGACGACCGACGAGCTGCTGCGCACGCTGTGGAGCCGCGCGGAGGGGCCGGCCGCGGCGGTCGACCCCACGTCCGTGCGCGGCGCCGGCCCGATCAAGATCCAGGCGAACGGCGGCGGCCAGCGGTTCGCGACGCCGTCCGGCAAGCTGGAGTTCTACTCGTCCCATCTTGCGGCGCGCGGCCTGCCGCCGATGCCGGACTGGGCGCCCGACGCCGGCGAGGCGGCGGACGCGGCCCGCTGGCCACTGCGCCTCCTGACCGCGCCCGGTTACTATCAAGCCCATACCGCGTTTTCAGGAAACGAACGGCTTCGCCGCCGCCAGGGGCCGCCGGTGGCGATTCTGCATCCCTCCGACGCCGATCGCCGAAAGTTGCGCGAAGGGGATGCGGTGGAGCTCTACAACGACCGGGGCGCCGTCGGCTTGATGCTGCGCGTCAGCGACGAGGTGCCGGCCGGGGTCGTGCTGGTTCCCGGCCAGCGTCCGAGCGGCGAGGCGCGTCACGGCACGGTCAATCTGCTATGCTCCGACCGGTACACCGACATCGGCGAGGGGGCTACCTACCAGAGTACCTTCCTGGACGTCCGCCCGGGGCAATAA
- the aroF gene encoding 3-deoxy-7-phosphoheptulonate synthase, producing MIVVMQPGHTRAERDAVAQHIEEAGLRTNIMEGVERTVIGVIGDSHTKELLRESLETLPGVERVVRILQPYKLVHREFHGGKDSVVWVRDVAIGGGRVVVMAGPCTVETRGQTMQTARAVKAAGAQILRGGAFKPRTSPYSFQGLEEEGLKILAEARAETGMPLVTEAMDHHQLELVLEYADMVQIGARNMQNYPLLRDAGRSGRPVLLKRGPSATIEELLLAAEYIMAEDNPNVVLCERGIRTFENYTRYTLDITAVPVLKTLTHLPVVVDPCHGPGKSRLVIPMARAGVAAGADGLLVEVHPEPDHALCDGPHLLTPEAFGLLMQDLDGIALAVGRRM from the coding sequence ATGATTGTGGTGATGCAGCCGGGACATACCCGGGCCGAGCGCGACGCGGTGGCGCAGCATATCGAGGAAGCCGGCCTCCGCACCAACATCATGGAGGGCGTCGAGCGCACGGTCATCGGCGTGATCGGGGACAGCCACACGAAGGAGTTGCTGCGCGAGAGCCTCGAGACGCTGCCGGGCGTCGAGAGGGTGGTCCGCATCCTGCAGCCATACAAGCTCGTCCACCGAGAGTTTCACGGCGGCAAGGACTCGGTCGTCTGGGTGCGGGACGTGGCGATCGGCGGGGGCCGCGTCGTCGTGATGGCGGGCCCGTGCACGGTCGAAACCCGCGGGCAGACGATGCAGACGGCGCGCGCGGTCAAGGCCGCGGGCGCCCAGATCCTGCGCGGCGGCGCGTTCAAGCCGCGCACGTCGCCGTACTCGTTCCAGGGGCTCGAAGAGGAGGGCCTCAAGATCCTGGCCGAGGCGCGCGCGGAGACCGGAATGCCGCTCGTCACCGAAGCGATGGACCACCATCAGCTCGAACTGGTGCTCGAGTACGCCGACATGGTGCAGATCGGCGCCCGCAACATGCAGAACTACCCGCTGTTGCGCGACGCCGGCCGCTCGGGCCGTCCGGTGTTGTTGAAGCGCGGGCCGAGCGCCACGATCGAAGAGCTGTTGCTCGCCGCCGAGTACATCATGGCCGAGGACAACCCCAACGTGGTCCTGTGCGAGCGGGGCATCCGCACCTTCGAGAACTACACGCGCTACACGCTCGACATCACCGCGGTGCCGGTGCTGAAGACCTTGACGCACCTGCCGGTCGTCGTCGATCCGTGCCACGGGCCCGGTAAGTCGCGTCTCGTCATCCCGATGGCGCGCGCCGGCGTCGCCGCGGGCGCGGACGGCCTCTTGGTGGAAGTGCATCCGGAGCCGGATCACGCGCTTTGCGACGGCCCGCACCTGCTGACGCCGGAGGCGTTCGGCCTCTTGATGCAGGACCTCGACGGCATCGCGCTCGCCGTTGGGCGGAGGATGTAG
- a CDS encoding S-adenosylmethionine:tRNA ribosyltransferase-isomerase, translating to MTPVATLSEAMSVRTAPPRAPSGLPEFVLPPELEAHKPPEARGLLRDEVRLLVTHRDGHRIIHRRFTDLPDLLAPRDLLVVNDSATLPAALAARRASGGAPVALHLSTALTASLWIVEARQTRVEAGDVLMLAAGGSARILAPYPGSERLSIARLRLPEPTLEYLRRFGRPIAYPYVRGEWPLAAYQTVYAREPGSAEMPSAGRAFTPAVLSRAAARGIGLARITLHTGVASLERDEPPIEEWYRVPAETVSAIDAAREAGGRVVAVGTTVVRALESASDPRGRVRASEGWTDLIVTPARGIRTVDGLLTGFHEPRASHLAMLTAFAGRAHLERAYRAALEAGYLWHEFGDLHLIL from the coding sequence ATGACGCCGGTAGCGACGCTGTCCGAGGCGATGTCCGTTCGGACGGCGCCGCCGAGGGCGCCATCCGGGTTGCCGGAGTTCGTCCTGCCTCCCGAACTCGAGGCGCACAAGCCGCCCGAGGCGCGCGGACTGCTGCGCGACGAGGTGCGCCTGCTCGTCACCCACCGGGACGGCCACCGCATCATCCACCGGCGGTTCACAGATCTTCCCGACCTGCTGGCGCCGCGCGATCTCCTGGTCGTGAACGACTCCGCTACCTTGCCGGCGGCGCTCGCGGCTCGCCGCGCGTCCGGCGGCGCTCCGGTGGCGCTGCACCTCTCGACGGCCCTGACCGCCTCGCTCTGGATCGTCGAAGCCCGGCAGACGCGCGTCGAGGCCGGTGACGTGTTGATGCTCGCCGCCGGCGGCAGCGCCCGGATTCTCGCGCCGTATCCCGGTTCGGAACGCCTCTCGATCGCGCGGCTGCGCCTCCCCGAGCCGACGCTGGAGTATCTCCGCCGATTTGGACGGCCGATCGCGTACCCTTACGTGCGCGGCGAGTGGCCGCTGGCGGCGTATCAGACCGTCTACGCGCGGGAGCCCGGATCGGCGGAGATGCCCTCGGCCGGCCGCGCCTTCACCCCGGCGGTCCTCTCGCGCGCGGCCGCGCGGGGGATCGGGCTCGCCCGCATCACGCTCCACACGGGCGTGGCGAGCCTCGAGCGCGACGAGCCCCCGATCGAGGAGTGGTACCGGGTTCCGGCGGAGACCGTCTCGGCGATCGACGCGGCGCGCGAAGCCGGCGGACGCGTCGTCGCGGTCGGGACGACCGTCGTGCGGGCGCTCGAGAGTGCGTCGGACCCGCGGGGCAGGGTCCGCGCGTCGGAGGGGTGGACGGATCTGATCGTCACGCCGGCGCGGGGCATCCGTACGGTGGACGGCCTGCTTACCGGTTTCCACGAGCCGCGGGCGTCGCATCTCGCGATGCTGACCGCGTTTGCGGGTCGCGCGCACCTCGAGCGCGCCTATCGCGCCGCCCTCGAGGCCGGCTATCTATGGCATGAGTTCGGAGATCTGCACCTGATCCTCTAG